In Arthrobacter sp. SLBN-112, a genomic segment contains:
- a CDS encoding alpha/beta hydrolase, producing the protein MKLGLSQLIDSRQLALADPTRAFYVKRGMGRGPGSWNELQAVRDAAQRPNPSGPDVVTEVVGHDEATVPVRIHFPASAAPRGVLLDFPGGGFYLGAGAGSDVRNNDLANNLGIVVVSVDYRLAPENPWPAAPDDCETAALWLAEHAAARFGTHRLAIAGFSAGATLAATTLIRLRDKGIAAYGAAVLQFGTYDLSGQTPAGRLIADEYFIQAYAGRLADRTHPDFSPIYADLTNLPPALIVVGQEDILLRDNLAMTAQLSADGVDVDLRVYPAAPHGFTGHGTPMAKAALDDIRTWLDTWLSR; encoded by the coding sequence ATGAAGCTCGGCCTGTCCCAGTTGATCGATTCCCGCCAACTTGCGCTGGCCGACCCGACCCGCGCGTTCTATGTAAAGCGGGGCATGGGCAGGGGCCCGGGCAGCTGGAACGAGCTTCAGGCCGTCCGGGACGCGGCGCAACGTCCCAATCCATCCGGGCCTGATGTGGTCACGGAAGTGGTAGGCCACGACGAGGCCACGGTCCCGGTGAGGATCCACTTCCCCGCGTCGGCTGCCCCACGGGGTGTGCTCCTGGACTTCCCTGGTGGCGGGTTCTACCTGGGTGCCGGGGCAGGAAGCGATGTCCGCAACAATGACCTTGCCAACAACCTCGGCATTGTCGTCGTGAGCGTCGATTACCGGCTTGCGCCAGAGAACCCATGGCCTGCGGCACCCGACGACTGTGAAACGGCGGCGCTGTGGCTCGCAGAGCACGCCGCCGCCCGATTTGGAACACACCGACTCGCCATTGCGGGCTTCTCCGCAGGCGCCACACTGGCTGCGACCACACTTATTCGCCTCCGCGACAAGGGTATAGCGGCCTACGGGGCCGCCGTGCTGCAATTCGGGACCTACGACCTCAGCGGGCAGACGCCCGCCGGGCGCCTGATCGCAGACGAGTACTTCATCCAGGCGTACGCAGGCCGGCTGGCCGACCGCACCCACCCTGACTTCTCCCCGATCTACGCTGACCTCACGAACCTCCCACCGGCACTGATCGTCGTCGGCCAAGAGGACATCCTGTTGCGCGACAACCTTGCCATGACAGCGCAGCTGTCCGCGGATGGCGTCGATGTCGACCTGCGGGTCTATCCGGCCGCGCCACATGGCTTCACCGGCCACGGGACGCCAATGGCCAAGGCGGCACTCGACGACATACGGACCTG
- a CDS encoding acyltransferase — MSAAERPAVPGAGLIAGRKHALDGLRTIAVAGVFFFHTATDEVPGGSIGVDVFFTLSGFVITLLIMKEWSSTGRLHLGIFYAKRLARLWPALLALCTVILVAGFLFPASGWGGQAGFVLPAAAYVMNLAHFGMFGDSIAGETLGPTWTLAVEEQFYLVWPLLLLAMLRFWKVRTVAFATLAVAGVFLLNRFLLVSAGQPLARIYNGPDTRADELLIGCALALLFTSLRHGSRLHGALVSVARWGAPLAAITLAAALFLLKEPDTPGAWFTAFWTAGPAVLALLSAVLIGALVLQPAGFLARILSHPWLAKPGRDLSYAMYLWHLPVYLLLMRLIPALPLRIALTAVLTVLVACASFRFVERPLRRWANAKLEPAVEPSPQERAKEPAAA, encoded by the coding sequence TTGTCAGCCGCGGAGCGCCCGGCAGTGCCCGGAGCAGGGCTTATCGCCGGGCGCAAGCATGCCTTGGACGGGCTTCGCACCATCGCCGTGGCAGGAGTGTTCTTCTTTCATACGGCCACCGATGAGGTCCCCGGGGGATCCATCGGCGTGGACGTCTTCTTTACGCTTAGCGGCTTCGTGATCACGCTGCTGATCATGAAGGAGTGGAGCTCCACCGGCCGGCTCCACCTGGGCATCTTCTACGCCAAGCGCCTGGCCCGGCTCTGGCCGGCGTTGCTGGCGCTCTGCACCGTGATCCTCGTGGCCGGCTTCCTGTTCCCGGCCTCCGGCTGGGGCGGCCAGGCCGGTTTCGTCCTGCCGGCCGCAGCCTACGTGATGAACCTGGCGCACTTTGGCATGTTCGGCGACTCCATCGCCGGGGAAACCCTCGGCCCCACCTGGACCCTGGCCGTCGAGGAGCAGTTTTACCTGGTGTGGCCCCTGCTGCTGCTGGCGATGCTCCGGTTCTGGAAGGTCCGCACCGTTGCCTTCGCCACATTGGCAGTGGCCGGCGTCTTCCTGCTGAACCGGTTCCTGCTGGTCAGCGCGGGCCAGCCGCTGGCCCGGATCTACAACGGCCCGGACACCCGGGCCGACGAGCTGCTGATTGGCTGCGCACTCGCCCTGCTGTTCACCTCCCTACGGCACGGCTCCCGGCTGCACGGTGCGTTGGTGTCCGTGGCCCGTTGGGGAGCCCCCCTGGCTGCCATCACGTTGGCGGCCGCTTTGTTCCTGCTGAAGGAACCGGACACGCCCGGCGCGTGGTTTACCGCTTTCTGGACGGCCGGGCCCGCGGTGCTCGCCCTGCTGTCAGCGGTGTTGATAGGCGCGCTGGTGCTCCAGCCGGCGGGTTTCCTTGCACGGATACTGAGCCACCCGTGGCTTGCCAAGCCCGGCCGCGACCTTTCGTATGCGATGTACCTCTGGCACTTGCCGGTCTATCTGCTCCTGATGCGCCTGATCCCGGCGCTGCCCCTGCGCATCGCACTGACCGCGGTCCTCACCGTGCTGGTGGCGTGCGCGTCCTTCCGCTTTGTGGAGCGGCCGCTCCGGCGATGGGCGAACGCAAAGCTGGAGCCCGCCGTCGAGCCTTCACCCCAGGAGCGCGCCAAGGAGCCGGCGGCTGCCTGA
- a CDS encoding FAD-dependent monooxygenase: protein MQAQNGDNMHDVVIVGSGPTGLMLAGELRLAGVDALILERRPSQELAGSRGGGIHARTIELLDQRGIAERFLAEGKTVQAATFGATQLDLGSLPTRHPYTLALFQNHIERLLLGWAEELGVQVRRGVEVTGVAADDDGVDVRLAAGGPVRAGFVVGADGGRSVVRRSAGISFTGPDATRSSLIAEVKVAGEPVQQGKVDTRGIHGLYPMGDGMVRVVVTEAELGPAIEPAMEDLRRALNDVFGTDFGVHSPAWLSRFTDATRQAESYRKGRVLLAGDAAHVHSPTGGQGIGLGLQDAVNLGWKLAQVVRGVSGEDLLDTYQAERHPAGARALKYTMAQSLFQKADPRQEALRDLLDEVLRRDGAGDPIAGLVTGLDVDYGPGTGHPLLGRRMPDLDIAAAEGSTRVYQLLHQGRPVLLELGGPALDAGAWAGRVQHVAGTYDGAWELPVLGVVAAPTAVLVRPDGYVAWVGQHTAAGLREALALWCGAAG, encoded by the coding sequence TTGATGCTCGCGGGGGAGCTGCGGCTGGCGGGGGTGGATGCCCTAATCCTGGAACGGCGGCCCTCCCAGGAACTGGCCGGATCCCGCGGCGGTGGAATCCATGCGCGAACCATCGAACTGCTGGACCAGCGCGGCATCGCGGAGCGGTTCCTCGCGGAGGGCAAGACAGTGCAGGCGGCAACGTTTGGTGCCACGCAGCTGGACCTGGGCAGCCTGCCCACCCGCCACCCCTACACGCTGGCCCTGTTCCAGAACCACATCGAACGGCTGCTGCTTGGCTGGGCCGAGGAGCTGGGCGTGCAGGTCAGGCGCGGCGTGGAGGTCACCGGGGTAGCAGCGGACGACGACGGCGTGGACGTTCGGCTCGCCGCCGGCGGACCCGTGCGGGCCGGGTTTGTTGTGGGCGCCGACGGCGGGCGCAGCGTGGTGCGGCGCTCGGCCGGGATCAGCTTCACCGGCCCGGACGCCACGCGCAGCAGCTTGATTGCCGAAGTGAAGGTGGCCGGCGAACCCGTGCAGCAGGGCAAAGTGGACACCCGCGGCATCCACGGACTGTACCCGATGGGGGACGGCATGGTTCGGGTGGTGGTGACCGAAGCGGAGCTCGGCCCTGCCATCGAGCCCGCCATGGAGGACCTGCGGCGTGCTCTGAACGACGTGTTCGGCACGGACTTCGGCGTGCACAGCCCCGCGTGGCTCTCTCGTTTCACGGACGCCACCCGGCAGGCGGAGTCCTACCGGAAAGGCCGTGTGCTGCTGGCCGGCGACGCCGCGCACGTCCATTCCCCAACGGGCGGGCAGGGCATCGGCCTGGGCCTCCAGGATGCCGTGAACCTCGGCTGGAAACTGGCGCAGGTGGTCCGCGGGGTGTCCGGGGAGGATCTGTTGGACACCTACCAGGCGGAGCGCCACCCGGCGGGCGCCCGGGCGCTCAAATACACCATGGCGCAGTCCCTGTTCCAGAAGGCCGATCCGCGGCAGGAGGCGCTGCGGGACCTGCTGGACGAGGTCCTCCGCCGGGATGGTGCCGGGGATCCGATTGCGGGATTGGTCACCGGGCTCGACGTTGACTACGGGCCCGGCACGGGCCACCCCCTCTTGGGGCGCCGGATGCCGGACCTGGACATCGCCGCCGCTGAGGGATCCACGCGGGTGTACCAACTGTTGCACCAGGGCCGTCCCGTCCTGCTGGAACTCGGCGGTCCCGCCCTGGACGCGGGCGCGTGGGCCGGGCGGGTGCAGCATGTTGCCGGGACGTACGACGGCGCGTGGGAGCTTCCGGTGCTGGGCGTGGTGGCTGCGCCTACGGCAGTCCTGGTGCGTCCGGACGGCTACGTGGCCTGGGTTGGCCAGCACACAGCTGCGGGCCTGCGGGAAGCGCTGGCATTGTGGTGTGGCGCCGCCGGCTGA
- a CDS encoding GAF and ANTAR domain-containing protein, with product MVDQDMAEDFERLVDLIGATEDIKSVLDAITTFAAATMTETTGTSIDCAVTLRRRKHTATIGGSSSNAVVLDRIEQSLGDGPCVDALETGAPVLLGDVDSDPRWPEYREALSAAGIASALGVPMALQDDAGAVLDFFAPATGLFSERAVSEAVRFADMAGMALRLAIRIASADQRAEHLKAAMDTRTAIDVACGIIMAQNQCSKDQAFELLRRASNTRNQKLNDLAQSLVDRFTGSRPKAAYFDD from the coding sequence ATGGTGGACCAGGATATGGCAGAGGATTTCGAGCGGCTCGTCGACCTGATCGGTGCCACGGAGGACATCAAATCCGTCCTGGACGCCATCACCACCTTCGCGGCGGCCACCATGACCGAGACCACGGGCACATCGATTGACTGCGCCGTCACGCTGCGGCGGCGCAAACATACAGCCACCATTGGCGGCAGCAGCAGCAATGCCGTGGTGCTGGACAGGATTGAACAATCCCTGGGGGACGGGCCCTGCGTGGACGCATTGGAGACCGGTGCTCCCGTCCTCCTCGGCGACGTCGACTCCGACCCGCGGTGGCCGGAGTACCGCGAGGCCCTCTCGGCCGCGGGCATCGCCAGCGCACTGGGGGTCCCCATGGCACTCCAGGACGACGCCGGCGCCGTCCTGGATTTTTTTGCTCCCGCCACTGGACTCTTCAGTGAGCGCGCAGTGTCCGAGGCAGTGAGGTTCGCGGACATGGCAGGCATGGCCCTGCGCCTGGCCATCCGAATAGCATCCGCGGACCAGCGTGCCGAGCATCTGAAGGCCGCAATGGACACCCGGACAGCCATTGACGTGGCCTGCGGGATCATCATGGCGCAGAACCAGTGCAGCAAGGACCAGGCTTTCGAACTGCTCCGCCGCGCCTCCAACACACGGAACCAAAAGCTCAACGACCTCGCCCAGTCGCTGGTGGACAGGTTTACGGGTTCACGGCCCAAGGCCGCCTACTTCGATGACTGA
- a CDS encoding cation transporter, translated as MTALHVPGTERRRLLSRRIRLFAAATITYNVIEAVVALWAGGVADSSALIGFGLDSVIEVTSALALSWQFSAKDPERREHLTLRIIAVSFFALAAFVAVDAVRSLAGAGEAQHSVPGIVIAALSLAVMPVLSWAQRRAGRELGSRTAVADSKQTLLCTYLSAVLLVGLVLNSTLGWWWADAGAALVIAGIAVREGINAWRGDACCTVPHAAPDQAGDACCGPAPQSLGMPTMRKG; from the coding sequence ATGACGGCACTTCACGTCCCCGGTACCGAACGCCGGCGCCTGCTCAGCCGCCGGATCCGGCTCTTCGCCGCGGCCACCATCACGTACAACGTCATCGAGGCCGTCGTGGCGCTGTGGGCGGGCGGCGTGGCTGATTCCTCGGCCCTGATCGGCTTCGGCCTGGACTCCGTGATCGAAGTGACGTCCGCACTGGCGCTGTCCTGGCAGTTCTCGGCCAAGGACCCGGAGCGGCGGGAGCACCTGACGCTGCGGATCATCGCCGTCTCCTTCTTTGCCCTGGCCGCGTTCGTGGCCGTGGACGCCGTCCGTTCGCTGGCAGGCGCGGGAGAGGCCCAGCACTCGGTTCCGGGCATCGTCATTGCAGCCTTGAGCCTGGCCGTCATGCCCGTCCTGTCCTGGGCCCAACGCCGCGCCGGGCGCGAACTCGGATCCAGGACAGCGGTGGCCGATTCGAAGCAGACCCTGCTCTGCACGTACCTCTCCGCCGTGCTGCTGGTTGGCCTGGTCCTGAACAGCACCCTGGGTTGGTGGTGGGCGGACGCCGGCGCAGCCCTGGTGATCGCGGGAATCGCGGTTCGTGAGGGCATCAACGCGTGGCGCGGGGACGCCTGCTGCACGGTTCCGCACGCCGCGCCGGACCAGGCCGGGGATGCTTGCTGCGGGCCGGCTCCGCAATCGCTGGGCATGCCCACCATGAGGAAGGGCTGA
- a CDS encoding cation diffusion facilitator family transporter, with amino-acid sequence MGSGHDHSHGAADHHGQRGKLLLVFAITFTVMLAEILGTILTGSLALLADAGHMFTDSAGLLIAVIAASLALKPATHKRTWGYKRAEIIAAAGQAALLLGVGGFVIVEGIRRLFAPPEVGGSLMLWFGVIGLAGNAVGLLVLASGRHHNFNMKAAFLEVLNDALGSIAVILAALVIALTGWTRADAVVSLLIGALIIPRTLSLLRDTVNVLMESTPPGLDLAKVREHILALPHVIDVHDLHASLVASGVPVLSAHVTVQDQCMRDGHSASILADLQRCVAKDFDVSIEHSTFQIEPAAHRDQESIQH; translated from the coding sequence ATGGGCAGCGGACACGACCACTCCCACGGCGCCGCGGACCACCACGGGCAGCGCGGGAAGCTGCTGCTGGTTTTTGCCATCACCTTCACCGTGATGCTTGCCGAAATCCTCGGAACCATCCTTACCGGCAGCCTTGCCCTGCTGGCGGACGCCGGGCACATGTTCACCGATTCCGCCGGGCTGCTCATTGCCGTGATTGCCGCGTCCCTGGCCCTGAAGCCGGCCACCCACAAACGGACCTGGGGTTACAAGCGCGCCGAAATCATCGCGGCGGCCGGGCAGGCCGCACTGCTGCTGGGCGTGGGCGGATTCGTCATCGTGGAGGGCATCCGCCGGCTTTTTGCCCCGCCCGAGGTTGGCGGCTCCCTCATGCTGTGGTTCGGCGTCATTGGCCTGGCAGGCAATGCCGTGGGGCTGCTGGTCCTCGCCTCCGGCCGGCACCACAACTTCAACATGAAGGCCGCGTTCCTCGAGGTGCTCAACGACGCCCTCGGTTCCATCGCGGTGATCCTAGCGGCGCTGGTCATTGCCCTGACCGGCTGGACCCGTGCGGACGCCGTCGTCTCCCTGCTGATCGGTGCGCTGATCATCCCCCGCACCCTCAGCCTGCTCCGGGACACCGTGAACGTCCTGATGGAAAGCACTCCCCCGGGCCTGGACCTGGCCAAAGTCCGGGAACACATCCTGGCCCTGCCGCACGTCATCGACGTCCACGACCTGCACGCCTCCCTGGTGGCCTCCGGCGTGCCGGTCCTGTCCGCCCACGTCACCGTGCAGGACCAGTGCATGCGCGACGGGCACTCCGCCAGCATCCTGGCCGACCTGCAGCGCTGCGTGGCCAAGGACTTCGACGTCAGCATCGAGCACTCGACCTTCCAGATCGAACCCGCAGCGCACCGCGACCAGGAAAGCATCCAGCACTGA
- a CDS encoding winged helix-turn-helix domain-containing protein: MQTLTQAPVLARFGYAVSDPTRARVLLALSEAPSYPSDLADSLGVSRQSMSNHLACLRGCGLVVAVPDGRRTRYELADARIGHAISDLINVVLAVDPTCCGPDAERVA; encoded by the coding sequence ATGCAGACCCTCACGCAGGCTCCCGTGCTGGCCCGGTTCGGCTACGCGGTGTCAGACCCCACCCGCGCCCGCGTCCTCCTGGCGCTGTCCGAGGCCCCGTCGTACCCCTCGGACCTGGCGGACAGCCTGGGGGTGTCGCGGCAAAGCATGTCCAACCATCTGGCGTGCCTGCGCGGCTGCGGCCTGGTGGTTGCCGTGCCTGACGGCCGGCGGACCCGCTACGAGCTCGCGGATGCCCGGATCGGCCATGCCATCAGTGACCTGATCAACGTTGTGCTGGCAGTGGATCCCACCTGCTGCGGCCCCGATGCGGAGCGCGTCGCGTGA